From Alloacidobacterium dinghuense:
CATAGGGAGCGCGATCCCATGATCCGTGAAAGGCAATGAAGACGCCGTTATCGTAGCGGGAGGGAAACTGCTTCTGGTTATAGAAGACCATTCCGTTCGGCGCCCAGTGTGCAGGGGTTACTGCGACCGGACCTGTCTTGCTGGCGCAGACACCGACAGCGTGGCCGCCGTCTCCTCCGTACTCGGGCGCCAGGACCAGCTTCGCTTGCCCTGGATCGTAATAGCACTCCGGCCATCCGTAATCGCCACCTTGCTTGAGGAGCAGGACTGTTTCAGAAGGCAGCGTTGCTTCCTCTTCCGGCTTGTAGAGTTCAGGCCAATTGGCATGAAGCTGGTCTCGTCCATGCTGCGTCACATAGAGGCGATGGCTACTGGGATCAACGCCGAAGCCCTCGCCATTGCGTATTCCGGTCGCATAACGATCTGCGGGAGAGAATTTCTGATCAGTTTTCTTCGCGTCGTATTTCCAGATGCCGCCCCGGGTCTCAAGCTCTGTGCATGGCTGGGCGCCGGGCGAGTGGAGCTGCCGGTTCTTCAATTGGCAGGCATTGGTCGCCGTGCCCACATCCACGTAAAGAGTGCCATCGGATGTGATGACGAACGGATGCATGGGATGGTCGCCGCCGAGAGGTAATCCGGAGACGACTGTAACGGCTTGCCCAGTAGGCACAAGTGCTCCCGGAGGCAAGGCATAGCGCACGATGCGGTCGTTCACTTCCGCGTAAATCGATCCATTGTAGAGGGCAATTCCTGTACCGCCGGCCGCTCCGGTCTTGGCCGTTTCACCGAAGCGCTGAATCACATCGGCTTTCGCCGAACCGCTTTTGTCCTGAAGCGCGACGAGGAAACCGCCTTCTGGTGCTGGCTGGTTCGGAGGATAGTAGTCACCGGACCACGTGTTGACGTACAC
This genomic window contains:
- a CDS encoding PQQ-dependent sugar dehydrogenase codes for the protein MRLRGLHRVLVFLIAALAPFSIDHPVAASSGSGAGSTACPKDDSGLKLPPGFCATIFADGIGHARHMVVAPNGVVYVNTWSGDYYPPNQPAPEGGFLVALQDKSGSAKADVIQRFGETAKTGAAGGTGIALYNGSIYAEVNDRIVRYALPPGALVPTGQAVTVVSGLPLGGDHPMHPFVITSDGTLYVDVGTATNACQLKNRQLHSPGAQPCTELETRGGIWKYDAKKTDQKFSPADRYATGIRNGEGFGVDPSSHRLYVTQHGRDQLHANWPELYKPEEEATLPSETVLLLKQGGDYGWPECYYDPGQAKLVLAPEYGGDGGHAVGVCASKTGPVAVTPAHWAPNGMVFYNQKQFPSRYDNGVFIAFHGSWDRAPYAQGGYNIVFQSLAGPLPPASCEVFADGFAGSAVSPEGAIHRPSGVAVGPDGSLYVSDDMKGTIYKITYVGGPATATGPQFTPCPSLTAGAGEIARAEAKPPEGTHPDAGAAALPVPPGATQEMVALGDQIYHGEVAGGTCTACHGENATGSPLGPDLTKNKFLWSDGSWAGITKTITDGVSLPKEYRSPMPAMGGSQLTPEQASAVGAYIWALSHR